The Mya arenaria isolate MELC-2E11 chromosome 16, ASM2691426v1 genome includes a window with the following:
- the LOC128222512 gene encoding uncharacterized protein LOC128222512 — MSRSCPSQICDDFRDKLCAVHRYGGPSWKNTKADQWCSSHWQVAKSFMPPDGYQDVSTFDETDFNGIISFMINCTEIQRSVSFNITNQPNVLTTARQIGRSIRHSPYLKVTDNDLADYFATLNTLLTDSKYLASDSNAQQAVIKLKELEKDTLSMSFEDVHELLENAKTTIEVGKHEFVMSLETGKQDIQDVVTGGIRAVETGKREIESTVSDGKCWIDTKKRQLEETVSKRTTMDATRKRELEELLLKGNTALAKGKFEIEEAVSKSNIAIETGIREMKETLMESKTAIATGKLEMEETLMESKTAIATGKLEMEETLMESITAFATGKLKMEETLMESKTAIATGKLEMEETILEGKISIETGKRVIEATASEAVQRLTDVSSLSNVVRTKEVTRKIKISLYGRGKKDKRKTEVEDLRIRLAKYYKKHLNSAPLSPLLSDKDERLDTFYVPPKIFEVDHRKIGAIQTEERTLVFSYRELFCKSDEFMKKVFIVGKAGMGKSSCAAMCAIKWANQFSSTDTRINNDENTSHQKTAQNNSFEDDTFYRKIDFLFHLTLRDSCKLCNLTDMIQDQLINVIYHQDERATAYLTMRTVFSNHRCVIIADGLDEWSHPNETNCGWSQADKIVPHLPPTIDATVVFTSRPCRMSQQRVKDTTIDKYLEIEGTTNIELLIQKTLDSLNKTATEKKCMFEFLGYVNRMKLERLLEVPFISMFLVCLWFEGSLKSFSLCNIYAYIIDMICARKPFPEQIEPQKYISFPQCFQHTEYVQRYYSTVMEMAKLAFTTLFSNDQTSPLLFRKIDGLSHVNLVFLLKSGILNETKTASSIRKSSSYSFIDKTVQEFLAAIYMSHHPKEIDRVVKPFYLKSGDTSAVSQVFIFLCGLNIESANEMSAMISKSIFTYNDGIIVDVDETRTQCTITPSYKSMYNDDLHKAKYRIRTERGREFMRIYGQV, encoded by the exons ATGTCCAGATCTTGCCCCTCGCAGATATGCGATGATTTTCGGGACAAATTATGCGCTGTTCACAGATACGGAGGACCGTCTTGGAAGAACACTAAGGCTGACCAGTGGTGTTCCAGCCATTGGCAAGTTGCCAAATCTTTTATGCCACCTGACGGCTACCAAGATGTTTCCACGTTTGACGAGACAGATTTCAATGGCATCATAAGCTTCATGATTAACTGTACAGAGATCCAACGAAGCGTTTCCTTCAATATCACTAACCAACCCAACGTTTTAACGACG gCCCGGCAGATTGGACGAAGTATTCGTCATTCTCCATATTTGAAAGTAACAGATAACGACTTAGCTGACTATTTTGCCACACTGAATACACTTCTAACAGACTCAAAATATCTTGCTAGTGACAGCAATGCCCAGCAAGCTGTAATTAAACTAAAAGAG CTTGAAAAAGACACTCTTTCAATGTCGTTCGAAGATGTCCATGAACTACTTGAAAACGCCAAAACGACAATAGAAGTTGGAAAGCATGAATTTGTGATGTCCCTGGAGACAGGAAAGCAAGATATACAGGATGTGGTGACGGGGGGTATAAGAGCCGTTGAGACTGGAAAACGTGAAATAGAATCGACGGTGTCGGATGGTAAATGTTGGATTGATACTAAAAAACGTCAACTAGAAGAGACGGTTTCGAAGAGAACAACAATGGACGCAACTCGAAAACGTGAGTTAGAAGAATTGTTGTTGAAGGGTAACACTGCCCTTGCAAAAGGAAAATTTGAAATAGAAGAGGCAGTGTCGAAGAGTAACATAGCCATTGAAACTGGGATACGGGAAATGAAAGAGACGTTGATGGAGAGTAAAACAGCTATTGCAACTGGAAAACTCGAAATGGAAGAGACGTTGATGGAGAGTAAAACAGCTATTGCAACTGGAAAACTCGAAATGGAAGAGACGTTGATGGAGAGTATAACAGCTTTTGCAACTGGAAAACTCAAAATGGAAGAAACGTTGATGGAGAGTAAAACAGCTATTGCAACTGGAAAACTCGAAATGGAAGAGACAATATTGGAGGGAAAAATATCGATCGAAACTGGAAAACGCGTTATTGAAGCGACTGCTTCAGAGGCCGTGCAGAGATTAACAGACGTTTCATCCCTGTCAAACGTAGTACGGACGAAAG AGGTCACACGTAAGATAAAGATAAGTTTATATGGCAGAGGAAAAAAAGACAAAAGGAAAACAGAAGTCGAAG ATCTACGTATAAGGCTTGCCAAGTACTACAAGAAACACCTCAACAGCGCGCCCTTATCCCCTCTGCTTTCGGACAAGGATGAGCGACTAGACACGTTTTACGTCCCTCCGAAGATATTCGAGGTAGACCACAGAAAAATTGGTGCAATTCAGACAGAAGAGAGAACACTTGTATTTTCTTACAGagaattgttttgtaaaagtgATGAATTCatgaaaaaagtgtttattGTCGGCAAAGCCGGCATGGGAAAGTCATCATGTGCCGCAATGTGTGCAATAAAATGGGCCAATCAGTTCTCATCAACTGATACAAGGATCAACAATGATGAAAATACTTCACATCAAAAGACAGCCCAGAACAACTCTTTTGAAGATGATACATTTTATAGGAAAATTGATTTCTTATTTCACCTCACTCTAAGAGACAGCTGCAAACTCTGCAACTTGACAGATATGATACAAGATCAGCTTATCAACGTAATTTACCACCAAGATGAGAGGGCCACTGCGTATCTAACTATGCGTACTGTCTTTTCCAACCACAGGTGCGTTATCATAGCAGATGGTCTGGATGAATGGTCTCATCCTAATGAAACAAACTGCGGCTGGTCACAAGCTGACAAAATAGTCCCTCATTTACCACCAACCATAGATGCAACTGTGGTGTTTACATCACGACCCTGCAGAATGTCACAACAGCGAGTTAAAGACACGACCATTgacaaatatttagaaatagaGGGTACTACAAATATAGAGTTACTGATTCAGAAAACATTAGACAGTCTTAATAAAACAGCTACAGAAAAGAAATGCATGTTTGAATTCCTCGGGTATGTTAACAGAATGAAACTCGAACGACTGTTAGAGGTGCCTTTTATATCAATGTTCCTTGTCTGTTTATGGTTTGAAGGAAGTCTTAAATCATTTTCTCTGTGTAACATATACGCATACATTATTGACATGATATGTGCACGAAAACCTTTTCCTGAGCAAATAGAACCgcagaaatatatatcttttccCCAATGTTTCCAACACACAGAATATGTACAAAGGTACTACAGCACGGTTATGGAGATGGCAAAACTTGCTTTTACGACTTTATTTTCGAACGACCAGACATCGCCGTTGTTGTTTAGGAAAATTGATGGTCTGTCGCATGTTAATCTCGTGTTTCTTCTGAAGTCGGGaatcttaaatgaaacaaaaacagcgTCTTCGATTAGAAAGTCTTCCAGTTATTCGTTCATCGACAAAACTGTTCAGGAATTCCTTGCTGCGATATACATGTCACACCATCCAAAAGAAATTGATAGAGTTGTAAAACCTTTTTACCTGAAGAGCGGTGATACGTCGGCAGTCTcacaagtttttatttttctgtgcGGTCTGAACATTGAGTCAGCAAATGAAATGTCGGCCATGATATCGAAGAGTATTTTTACCTACAATGACGGGATCATTGTAGATGTTGATGAGACTCGAACTCAGTGTACGATAACCCCTAGTTATAAGTCCATGTATAATGATGACTTACATAAAGCAAAG TATCGAATTCGGACAGAGCGAGGACGAGAGTTTATGCGCATATACGGGCAAGTTTGA